One Erpetoichthys calabaricus chromosome 8, fErpCal1.3, whole genome shotgun sequence DNA segment encodes these proteins:
- the fam171b gene encoding protein FAM171B isoform X2: MTPHPRAADWQTGGPHLLDASLCFAMSHLPAFSPLLVLLLVVEYGKAGSGRAEPGSQGIVVVEQQQQQQPGGRMASASGPGSAFTLRVQVNDLMSRQHLRQAAVEVFVNHSKTNSGFTDDDGSIVLKVPYSLGLPLTIVAHTDGFMLKPLPWKTSKMPIFSSVTLSLHPQSQGNIWLFEDSVLITGKLSGYKSFELKPIAALSVHLLSGGKKVKVAGPVQILLPLPETTRLGPADTIPAWTFDMKTGGWLNRGLGTIRQEEEGLVWSYVAPHLGYWMAAPLPGTSGSFGRSSMADFALYHTHLLMAILAGTVLIVIGFFALLFCYCQGSVCAPRGRKLKASKADTLKKDQTTSTNGKMEEKRPSQEHRAEDGRRCPSQATARAQQADEHKEVHLTLSEAVYGLAHLYNQPVAILPAPELFGASEQLAGCKSATLPRKAQVVYNKGMQSSSKDNYTQTLPKMPGLPHLPSGEAQQVLEGPQGSACNPGSWGRYSSLLESVSVPGTLNEAVAMGPFCSELQGISEQTLMELSKGKPSPHPRAWFVSLEGKPVAQVRHSFIDLQKKRKPGDSNDTSLDSGLDMNEHHPGRKLEREKMFLQSVPQSKEDLHLSSSESGTSSGSQGTRRLRLSKDKGKPQGDKGSWQGREEKPLVNMN, from the exons ATGACGCCGCATCCTCGAGCTGCAGACTGGCAGACGGGAGGACCGCATCTCCTGGATGCCTCGCTATGCTTCGCCATGTCGCACCTGCCTGCCTTCTCCCCGCTGCTGGTGCTACTGCTTGTCGTCGAGTACGGGAAGGCAGGGAGCGGCAGGGCCGAGCCCGGGAGTCAAGGCATCGTCGTcgtggagcagcagcagcagcagcagccgggCGGCAGAATGGCGTCAGCGAGCGGCCCAG GCTCAGCCTTCACACTGAGGGTCCAAGTCAACGATCTGATGAGCCGTCAGCACTTGCGGCAGGCGGCTGTTGAAGTGTTTGTGAACCACTCAAAGACCAACTCGGGCTTTACGGATGACGACGGCTCCATTGTGCTGAAGGTCCCCTACTCACTGGGGCTGCCTCTCACCATTGTCGCCCATACGGATGGCTTTATGCTAAAGCCACTACCCTGGAAAACCAGCAAAATGCCCA TCTTCTCGTCTGTGACGCTCTCATTGCACCCTCAAAGCCAAGGCAACATCTGGCTGTTTGAAGATTCTGTGCTAATTACTGGAAAATTATCAG GTTACAAGAGCTTTGAGCTGAAGCCCATCGCAGCTCTCAGTGTGCATCTGCTCTCCGGCGGCAAGAAGGTTAAAGTGGCTGGTCCAGTTCAGATCCTGCTGCCACTGCCAGAGACCACGCGCTTAGGGCCAGCAGATACCATTCCAGCCTGGACCTTTGACATGAAAACCG GTGGCTGGCTGAACCGAGGTCTGGGGACCATCAGGCAGGAAGAGGAAGGCCTTGTGTGGTCTTACGTGGCTCCACACCTGGGCTACTGGATGGCTGCACCTCTGCCTGGGACTTCAG GTTCCTTTGGCCGCTCCTCGATGGCGGACTTTGCTTTGTATCACACGCACCTGCTCATGGCAATCCTGGCTGGGACTGTGCTTATCGTCATCGGCTTTTTTGCCTTGCTCTTTTGCTACTGCCA aGGCTCAGTCTGTGCCCCCCGAGGAAGGAAACTAAAGGCGTCTAAAGCGGACACCTTGAAGAAGGACCAGACAACCTCCACTAACGGCAAGATGGAGGAGAAGCGACCTTCCCAGGAACACCGTGCAGAGGACGGAAGGCGTTGTCCTTCCCAAGCCACAGCAAGAGCCCAGCAGGCGGATGAGCACAAAGAGGTGCACCTGACTCTGAGCGAGGCGGTCTACGGACTGGCACACCTCTACAACCAGCCGGTCGCCATCCTGCCAGCCCCAGAGCTCTTTGGCGCCTCGGAGCAGCTGGCTGGCTGCAAGTCTGCCACGTTGCCCAGGAAGGCCCAAGTTGTGTACAACAAAGGGATGCAGTCCTCCAGCAAAGACAACTACACACAGACGCTTCCCAAAATGCCGGGGCTCCCTCACCTCCCAAGCGGTGAGGCACAGCAGGTCCTTGAGGGGCCACAAGGCTCCGCCTGCAATCCCGGCAGCTGGGGCAGGTACAGCAGCCTGCTGGAGTCGGTGTCCGTGCCAGGGACGCTCAACGAAGCCGTGGCCATGGGCCCGTTTTGCAGTGAACTGCAGGGCATCTCGGAACAGACGCTGATGGAGCTCTCCAAGGGCAAGCCTTCTCCGCACCCCCGTGCCTGGTTCGTCTCTCTGGAAGGAAAGCCAGTGGCACAAGTGCGCCACTCATTCATCGACCTGCAGAAAAAGCGGAAGCCTGGTGACAGTAATGACACGAGCCTGGACTCGGGGCTGGACATGAACGAACATCATCCTGGTCGCAAACTGGAGCGAGAGAAGATGTTCCTGCAGAGTGTCCCTCAGAGCAAGGAGGACCTGCACTTGAGCAGCAGTGAGAGTGGCACCAGCAGTGGCAGTCAGGGCACGAGGAGGTTACGACTGAGCAAAGACAAGGGCAAGCCACAAGGTGACAAGGGCAGCTGGCAGGGCAGAGAGGAGAAGCCTCTGGTGAACATGAACTAG
- the si:dkey-10c21.1 gene encoding uncharacterized protein si:dkey-10c21.1 produces the protein MQTLRKHKVDLIEWLSGDPQLVLQHVQCQALVTDREYRRLRSIQDPERRVIDLLDTLLSKGDAHCQQFIALLRGLQDTYPQLQAWFGQLGITGAPAALGCSPWAAPPDHEAKARQADAMVSDKKHFLRTQREVLIQGVKQVAQLADRLHVTLHPEALEEVLCEKTPQSQMRRLLDFVTSDLLATEVFRALCVVEANLMWEILQL, from the exons ATGCAGACCCTACGGAAGCACAAAGTGGACCTCATCGAGTGGCTGAGCGGAGACCCCCAGCTCGTCCTGCAGCATGTCCAGTGCCAGGCGCTCGTCACGGACCGCGAGTACAGGCGACTGCGGAGCATCCAGGACCCCGAGCGCAGGGTCATTGACCTCCTGGACACCCTCCTCTCCAAAGGAGATGCCCACTGCCAGCAGTTCATCGCCCTCCTCCGGGGGCTGCAGGACACGTACCCCCAGCTGCAGGCCTGGTTTGGGCAGCTCGGCATCACTGGGGCACCGGCTGCCCTGGGCTGTTCTCCGTGGGCCGCACCTCCAGACCACGAAGCCAAGGCCCGCCAGGCCGATGCCATGGTGTCAG ATAAGAAGCACTTCTTGCGCACGCAGCGGGAGGTGCTTATCCAGGGCGTGAAGCAGGTGGCACAGCTGGCAGACCGGCTGCACGTGACGCTGCACCCGGAGGCGCTGGAGGAGGTGCTCTGTGAGAAGACCCCACAGAGTCAAATGAGGAGGCTGCTGGACTTCGTCACCAGTGACTTGCTGGCCACAGAGGTCTTCCGGGCGCTTTGTGTCGTGGAGGCCAACCTCATGTGGGAGATACTGCAACTGTAG
- the fam171b gene encoding protein FAM171B isoform X1 — MTPHPRAADWQTGGPHLLDASLCFAMSHLPAFSPLLVLLLVVEYGKAGSGRAEPGSQGIVVVEQQQQQQPGGRMASASGPGSAFTLRVQVNDLMSRQHLRQAAVEVFVNHSKTNSGFTDDDGSIVLKVPYSLGLPLTIVAHTDGFMLKPLPWKTSKMPIFSSVTLSLHPQSQGNIWLFEDSVLITGKLSDGRSQPSVQFAKGLLKLPDRANMSSVTAYLTQAQLPIERDCFPYTMGVLSHKSGYKSFELKPIAALSVHLLSGGKKVKVAGPVQILLPLPETTRLGPADTIPAWTFDMKTGGWLNRGLGTIRQEEEGLVWSYVAPHLGYWMAAPLPGTSGSFGRSSMADFALYHTHLLMAILAGTVLIVIGFFALLFCYCQGSVCAPRGRKLKASKADTLKKDQTTSTNGKMEEKRPSQEHRAEDGRRCPSQATARAQQADEHKEVHLTLSEAVYGLAHLYNQPVAILPAPELFGASEQLAGCKSATLPRKAQVVYNKGMQSSSKDNYTQTLPKMPGLPHLPSGEAQQVLEGPQGSACNPGSWGRYSSLLESVSVPGTLNEAVAMGPFCSELQGISEQTLMELSKGKPSPHPRAWFVSLEGKPVAQVRHSFIDLQKKRKPGDSNDTSLDSGLDMNEHHPGRKLEREKMFLQSVPQSKEDLHLSSSESGTSSGSQGTRRLRLSKDKGKPQGDKGSWQGREEKPLVNMN, encoded by the exons ATGACGCCGCATCCTCGAGCTGCAGACTGGCAGACGGGAGGACCGCATCTCCTGGATGCCTCGCTATGCTTCGCCATGTCGCACCTGCCTGCCTTCTCCCCGCTGCTGGTGCTACTGCTTGTCGTCGAGTACGGGAAGGCAGGGAGCGGCAGGGCCGAGCCCGGGAGTCAAGGCATCGTCGTcgtggagcagcagcagcagcagcagccgggCGGCAGAATGGCGTCAGCGAGCGGCCCAG GCTCAGCCTTCACACTGAGGGTCCAAGTCAACGATCTGATGAGCCGTCAGCACTTGCGGCAGGCGGCTGTTGAAGTGTTTGTGAACCACTCAAAGACCAACTCGGGCTTTACGGATGACGACGGCTCCATTGTGCTGAAGGTCCCCTACTCACTGGGGCTGCCTCTCACCATTGTCGCCCATACGGATGGCTTTATGCTAAAGCCACTACCCTGGAAAACCAGCAAAATGCCCA TCTTCTCGTCTGTGACGCTCTCATTGCACCCTCAAAGCCAAGGCAACATCTGGCTGTTTGAAGATTCTGTGCTAATTACTGGAAAATTATCAG ATGGCAGATCGCAGCCTAGTGTCCAGTTCGCGAAAGGCTTGCTGAAGCTGCCAGACCGGGCAAACATGTCCAGTGTGACTGCTTACCTGACGCAGGCCCAGCTGCCCATAGAAAGGGACTGCTTCCCATACACCATGGGGGTGCTCAGTCATAAATCAG GTTACAAGAGCTTTGAGCTGAAGCCCATCGCAGCTCTCAGTGTGCATCTGCTCTCCGGCGGCAAGAAGGTTAAAGTGGCTGGTCCAGTTCAGATCCTGCTGCCACTGCCAGAGACCACGCGCTTAGGGCCAGCAGATACCATTCCAGCCTGGACCTTTGACATGAAAACCG GTGGCTGGCTGAACCGAGGTCTGGGGACCATCAGGCAGGAAGAGGAAGGCCTTGTGTGGTCTTACGTGGCTCCACACCTGGGCTACTGGATGGCTGCACCTCTGCCTGGGACTTCAG GTTCCTTTGGCCGCTCCTCGATGGCGGACTTTGCTTTGTATCACACGCACCTGCTCATGGCAATCCTGGCTGGGACTGTGCTTATCGTCATCGGCTTTTTTGCCTTGCTCTTTTGCTACTGCCA aGGCTCAGTCTGTGCCCCCCGAGGAAGGAAACTAAAGGCGTCTAAAGCGGACACCTTGAAGAAGGACCAGACAACCTCCACTAACGGCAAGATGGAGGAGAAGCGACCTTCCCAGGAACACCGTGCAGAGGACGGAAGGCGTTGTCCTTCCCAAGCCACAGCAAGAGCCCAGCAGGCGGATGAGCACAAAGAGGTGCACCTGACTCTGAGCGAGGCGGTCTACGGACTGGCACACCTCTACAACCAGCCGGTCGCCATCCTGCCAGCCCCAGAGCTCTTTGGCGCCTCGGAGCAGCTGGCTGGCTGCAAGTCTGCCACGTTGCCCAGGAAGGCCCAAGTTGTGTACAACAAAGGGATGCAGTCCTCCAGCAAAGACAACTACACACAGACGCTTCCCAAAATGCCGGGGCTCCCTCACCTCCCAAGCGGTGAGGCACAGCAGGTCCTTGAGGGGCCACAAGGCTCCGCCTGCAATCCCGGCAGCTGGGGCAGGTACAGCAGCCTGCTGGAGTCGGTGTCCGTGCCAGGGACGCTCAACGAAGCCGTGGCCATGGGCCCGTTTTGCAGTGAACTGCAGGGCATCTCGGAACAGACGCTGATGGAGCTCTCCAAGGGCAAGCCTTCTCCGCACCCCCGTGCCTGGTTCGTCTCTCTGGAAGGAAAGCCAGTGGCACAAGTGCGCCACTCATTCATCGACCTGCAGAAAAAGCGGAAGCCTGGTGACAGTAATGACACGAGCCTGGACTCGGGGCTGGACATGAACGAACATCATCCTGGTCGCAAACTGGAGCGAGAGAAGATGTTCCTGCAGAGTGTCCCTCAGAGCAAGGAGGACCTGCACTTGAGCAGCAGTGAGAGTGGCACCAGCAGTGGCAGTCAGGGCACGAGGAGGTTACGACTGAGCAAAGACAAGGGCAAGCCACAAGGTGACAAGGGCAGCTGGCAGGGCAGAGAGGAGAAGCCTCTGGTGAACATGAACTAG